One genomic region from Prunus persica cultivar Lovell chromosome G3, Prunus_persica_NCBIv2, whole genome shotgun sequence encodes:
- the LOC18782968 gene encoding vesicle transport v-SNARE 13 codes for MSDVFEGYERQYSELSANLTKKCTVAGALDGEQKKQKISEIKAAIDDAESLIRKMDLEARSLPPNIKAVLLAKLREYKSDLNNLKSEVKRLVSGNSYSSARDELLESGMADTLTASADQRGRLMMSTERLNKSSDRVKDSRRTMLETEELGVSILQDLHSQRQSLLHANNTLHGVDDNIGKSKRVLTSMARRMSRNKWIIGSVIAVLVIAIALILYFKLK; via the exons ATGAGTGACGTATTTGAAGGGTACGAGCGCCAATACAGTGAGCTCTCTGCCAACCTCACCAAAAAGTGTACGGTAGCTGGTGCTCTTGATGGAG AgcaaaagaagcaaaagattTCTGAAATAAAGGCTGCAATTGATGATGCAGAATCTTTG atcCGGAAAATGGACCTCGAGGCAAGAAGTTTGCCACCAAATATTAAAGCTGTGCTTCTTGCTAAGTTGAGGGAATATAAATCAGATCTGAATAATCTGAAAAGCGAAGTTAAAAGACTTGTATCTGGTAACTCATATTCATCTGCCCGAGATGAGTTGTTGGAATCAGGCATGGCTGATACTCTGACG GCATCAGCTGATCAAAGAGGAAGGCTAATGATGTCAACAGAGAGATTAAACAAGTCTAGTGATAGAGTTAAGGACAGTAGAAGAACCATGCTGGAAACAGAAGAGCTTGGTGTTTCAATCCTTCAAGATCTGCATTCACAGAGACAGTCTCTGTTACATGCAAATAACACG CTTCATGGGGTGGATGACAACATAGGGAAAAGCAAGAGAGTTTTGACTTCCATGGCACGGAGGATGAGCAGGAACAAGTGGATTATTGGCAGTGTTATTGCCGTTCTTGTCATTGCCATCGCCTTGATCTTGTACTTCAAACTTAAATAG